The Streptomyces avermitilis MA-4680 = NBRC 14893 genome contains a region encoding:
- the eda gene encoding bifunctional 4-hydroxy-2-oxoglutarate aldolase/2-dehydro-3-deoxy-phosphogluconate aldolase: MTSPLPPAELPSSPRASVLDLAPVVPVVVVEDAADAVPLARALVAGGLPAIEVTLRTPAALDAIRAVAAEVPDAVVGAGTVITPTQVADCVAAGARFLVSPGWTEELLAAMQGSGLPFLPGVSTTSEVVALLERGVREMKFFPARAAGGTDYLRSLAGPLPQARFCPTGGIALASAPAYLALPNVGCVGGSWMLPGDAVAARDWLRIEELAREAAALGR, from the coding sequence ATGACCTCACCGCTGCCTCCCGCCGAGCTGCCCTCCTCGCCGCGCGCGTCCGTGCTGGATCTCGCTCCCGTCGTGCCCGTGGTGGTCGTCGAGGACGCCGCCGACGCGGTACCGCTGGCCCGGGCGCTGGTCGCGGGCGGCCTGCCCGCGATCGAGGTGACGCTGCGGACCCCGGCGGCGCTGGACGCGATCCGGGCGGTCGCGGCGGAAGTCCCGGACGCGGTGGTCGGGGCGGGCACGGTGATCACGCCGACGCAGGTGGCGGACTGCGTGGCGGCGGGCGCCCGCTTCCTGGTCAGTCCCGGGTGGACGGAGGAACTGCTGGCGGCGATGCAGGGGTCCGGGCTGCCGTTCCTGCCGGGGGTGTCGACCACGTCGGAGGTCGTGGCGCTGCTGGAGCGGGGGGTGCGGGAGATGAAGTTCTTCCCGGCGCGGGCGGCGGGCGGTACGGACTATCTGCGGTCGCTGGCCGGGCCACTGCCCCAGGCGCGCTTCTGTCCGACGGGCGGGATCGCCCTCGCGTCCGCCCCCGCGTACCTGGCGCTGCCCAACGTCGGCTGCGTGGGCGGGAGTTGGATGCTGCCCGGGGACGCGGTGGCCGCGCGGGACTGGCTGCGGATCGAGGAACTGGCGCGCGAGGCGGCGGCACTGGGCCGCTGA
- the yaaA gene encoding peroxide stress protein YaaA → MLVLLPPSEGKAASGRGAPLKPESLSLPSLGAAREAVLDELVELCAADEDKAREVLGLSEGLRGEVAKNAGLRTAGARPAGEIYTGVLYDALDLASLDPAAKRRAGRSLLVFSGLWGAVHIGDRIPSYRCSMGVKLPGLGALGAHWRTPMESALPEAAGGGLVLDLRSAAYAAAWKPKGEVAGRTATVRVLHSQIVNGVEKRSVVSHFNKATKGKIVRSLLAAGTAPKNPAELVEALRDLGYAVEAQAPAKAGKAWALDVVVTEIH, encoded by the coding sequence GTGCTCGTCCTGCTGCCGCCCTCCGAAGGCAAGGCCGCCTCCGGCCGCGGCGCCCCGCTGAAGCCGGAGTCGCTGTCGCTGCCGTCGCTCGGCGCGGCGCGCGAGGCCGTGCTCGACGAACTGGTCGAGCTGTGCGCGGCGGACGAGGACAAGGCACGCGAGGTGCTCGGGCTGAGCGAGGGCCTGCGCGGCGAGGTCGCCAAGAACGCCGGCCTGCGCACGGCCGGGGCACGGCCCGCCGGGGAGATCTACACCGGCGTCCTGTACGACGCCCTGGACCTGGCCTCGCTGGACCCGGCGGCCAAGCGCCGCGCGGGCAGGTCGCTGCTCGTCTTCTCCGGCCTGTGGGGTGCCGTGCACATCGGCGACCGCATCCCCTCGTACCGCTGCTCGATGGGCGTGAAGCTGCCGGGACTCGGGGCGCTGGGCGCGCACTGGCGTACGCCGATGGAGTCGGCGCTTCCCGAGGCGGCCGGGGGCGGGCTGGTGCTCGACCTGCGTTCCGCCGCGTACGCGGCGGCGTGGAAGCCGAAGGGGGAGGTCGCGGGGCGGACGGCGACCGTGCGGGTGCTGCACTCCCAGATCGTGAACGGGGTGGAGAAGCGTTCAGTGGTCAGCCACTTCAACAAGGCGACGAAGGGGAAGATCGTCCGCTCCCTGCTCGCGGCCGGGACCGCCCCCAAGAACCCGGCGGAGCTGGTGGAGGCCCTGCGGGACCTCGGGTACGCGGTGGAGGCGCAGGCGCCCGCGAAGGCGGGGAAGGCCTGGGCGCTGGACGTGGTGGTGACGGAGATCCACTGA
- a CDS encoding RNB domain-containing ribonuclease translates to MRVTGAPEAPLRAALGALRTELGVPGTFPPEALAEAERAATAPVPPSYDATDIPLFTIDPPTATDLDQAMHLSRHGGGFRVRYAIADVAAFVVPGGALDAEAHRRVNTLYFPDEKVPLHPPRLGEGAASLLPDQTCPAVLWTIDLDADGRTAAVDVRRALVRSRAQLDYEGVQKQIDTATAEEPLALLEDIGRLRENLEIERGGISLDVPEQEIVEHDHTYALAYRAPLPADRWNAQISLLTGMAAAELMLAHGTGILRTLPAAPDGAVGRLRRTAHALRVDWPHHVSYARLIRSLDPRLPHHAAFLLECTTLLRGAGYTTFRDGALPAITTHAAVAAPYAHCTAPLRRLADRYASEICLAAVAGQAPPDWVLAALDDLPKEMADGSHRAATVERECVDIVEAALLKDRVGDVFDGCVVDVKEREPTVGTVQLESPAVVARIDGGTAKLPLGERLRVRLTQADPGTAKVRFAPA, encoded by the coding sequence ATCCGCGTCACCGGCGCCCCCGAGGCCCCGCTGCGGGCCGCCCTCGGCGCGCTGCGCACCGAACTCGGGGTGCCCGGGACCTTCCCGCCGGAAGCGCTCGCCGAGGCGGAGCGGGCCGCTACGGCCCCCGTACCGCCGTCGTACGACGCGACCGACATCCCCCTGTTCACCATCGACCCGCCCACCGCCACCGACCTCGACCAGGCGATGCACCTGTCCCGGCACGGCGGCGGCTTCCGGGTGCGGTACGCCATCGCGGACGTCGCCGCCTTCGTCGTACCCGGCGGTGCCCTGGACGCCGAGGCCCACCGCCGGGTGAACACCCTCTACTTCCCGGACGAGAAGGTCCCGCTGCATCCGCCCCGGCTCGGCGAAGGCGCCGCGAGCCTGCTCCCGGACCAGACCTGCCCGGCCGTCCTGTGGACGATCGACCTCGACGCGGACGGCCGTACCGCGGCGGTCGACGTCCGCCGCGCCCTCGTCCGCAGCCGCGCCCAGCTCGACTACGAGGGCGTACAGAAGCAGATCGACACGGCGACGGCCGAGGAACCGCTCGCCCTGCTCGAGGACATCGGACGGCTGCGCGAGAACCTCGAGATCGAACGCGGCGGCATCTCCCTCGACGTGCCCGAGCAGGAGATCGTCGAACACGACCACACGTACGCACTCGCCTACCGCGCCCCGCTGCCCGCCGACCGCTGGAACGCACAGATCTCCCTCCTCACCGGGATGGCCGCCGCCGAGCTGATGCTCGCGCACGGCACCGGCATCCTGCGGACACTCCCGGCCGCCCCCGACGGCGCGGTCGGCCGGCTGCGCCGCACCGCCCACGCCCTGCGCGTCGACTGGCCGCACCACGTCTCGTACGCGCGGCTCATCCGCTCCCTCGACCCGCGGCTGCCGCACCACGCGGCCTTCCTCCTGGAGTGCACGACGCTGCTGCGCGGCGCCGGCTACACCACCTTCCGCGACGGCGCGCTCCCCGCGATCACCACCCACGCCGCCGTCGCCGCGCCCTACGCCCACTGCACCGCCCCGCTGCGCCGCCTCGCCGACCGGTACGCGTCCGAGATCTGCCTCGCGGCCGTCGCGGGCCAGGCGCCGCCGGACTGGGTCCTGGCCGCCCTCGACGACCTGCCCAAGGAGATGGCCGACGGCAGCCACCGGGCCGCCACCGTCGAGCGGGAGTGCGTCGACATCGTCGAGGCCGCGCTGCTCAAGGACCGCGTCGGCGACGTCTTCGACGGCTGCGTGGTCGACGTGAAGGAGCGCGAACCCACCGTCGGCACCGTCCAGTTGGAGTCTCCGGCCGTCGTCGCGCGTATCGACGGCGGCACTGCGAAGCTGCCGCTGGGGGAGCGGCTGCGGGTGCGGCTCACCCAGGCGGACCCCGGTACGGCCAAGGTGCGCTTCGCACCTGCCTGA